From one Natrinema saccharevitans genomic stretch:
- a CDS encoding class-III pyridoxal-phosphate-dependent aminotransferase yields MQREKAEPSVQNLPGPKAKEWVEFHREAAATSTYVYDFVWDITEDAAGPFCTDPDGNVLLDFTSHVAAAPLGYNNPKLMDKLRAFDLVDPLKIAGQDFYVSTGGTPADTDLPGPAHLMDTLTDITEQYGMDTVFLSNSGAEAVENAMKVCYDNCEQPKYGLTFEGAFHGRTLGTLSLNRSKSVHRRGFPELSGIHDVPHSLAGVERLREKLDPDHGHIPPEQVAFLILEPVQGEGGYQVPEPEFMRAVNDLCAEHDIPLIADEIQSGVGRTGEMWASDHYDFDPDVITSAKALRVGATIASEEVFPDEKSRLSSTWGAGDILSSIQGTLTVAAIQEHDLLTHAKQAGERFAGQLEELQADHPETVVDVRGLGLMTAIEFDTKDRREAVVDAALQQGLLTLGCGQKTLRLLPPLDVRERELDIAVELLDDAIDHVES; encoded by the coding sequence ATGCAGAGAGAAAAAGCTGAGCCATCAGTCCAAAACTTACCAGGACCGAAGGCCAAAGAGTGGGTCGAGTTTCACCGCGAGGCGGCAGCGACGAGTACGTACGTCTACGATTTCGTCTGGGACATCACCGAAGATGCTGCAGGGCCGTTCTGTACCGATCCCGACGGGAACGTTCTGCTCGACTTTACGAGTCACGTCGCCGCTGCGCCGCTTGGCTACAACAATCCGAAGCTGATGGACAAGCTGCGGGCGTTCGACCTCGTCGATCCGTTGAAGATCGCGGGACAGGACTTCTACGTCAGTACCGGTGGAACGCCGGCAGACACGGATCTTCCCGGCCCCGCCCATCTCATGGACACGCTGACGGACATCACCGAGCAGTACGGGATGGATACGGTCTTCCTGTCGAACTCCGGGGCTGAAGCGGTCGAGAACGCGATGAAGGTCTGTTACGACAACTGCGAGCAGCCCAAATACGGACTCACGTTCGAAGGGGCGTTCCACGGGCGCACGCTCGGGACGCTCTCACTGAACCGGTCGAAGTCCGTGCATCGTCGTGGGTTCCCCGAACTCAGCGGCATCCACGACGTGCCCCACAGTCTGGCCGGCGTCGAACGCCTCCGCGAGAAACTGGACCCCGACCACGGCCACATCCCGCCGGAACAGGTCGCCTTCCTCATTCTCGAGCCGGTCCAGGGCGAGGGCGGCTACCAGGTTCCGGAGCCGGAGTTCATGCGTGCGGTCAACGATCTCTGTGCCGAACACGACATCCCGCTCATCGCCGACGAGATCCAGTCCGGGGTCGGCCGCACCGGTGAGATGTGGGCCTCGGACCACTACGACTTCGACCCGGACGTCATCACGAGCGCCAAAGCGCTGCGCGTCGGCGCGACGATCGCGTCCGAGGAGGTCTTCCCCGACGAGAAGAGTCGCCTCTCCTCGACGTGGGGTGCCGGCGATATCCTCTCGTCGATTCAGGGGACGCTCACGGTTGCAGCCATACAGGAACACGACCTCCTTACCCACGCGAAGCAGGCCGGCGAGCGGTTCGCGGGACAACTCGAGGAACTGCAGGCCGATCACCCCGAGACGGTCGTCGACGTTCGCGGACTCGGCCTGATGACCGCGATCGAGTTCGATACGAAAGACCGTCGAGAGGCCGTCGTCGATGCCGCCCTCCAACAGGGGCTACTGACGCTCGGATGCGGGCAAAAGACGCTTCGACTGCTCCCGCCCCTCGACGTTCGCGAGCGCGAACTCGACATCGCCGTCGAACTACTCGACGACGCGATCGACCACGTGGAATCGTAA
- a CDS encoding lipoate--protein ligase family protein, translated as MTYRIIDDGTYSEPVQQALEGVLVERLDEGDLEPTLRFWYRESPAVALGRFQAYEDEVAVDYADQRDIDVVRRLTGGGAMYVEPGAVITYSLYLPREAVSADIEASYAELDQWAIDALGSIGLEVSHEPLNDITHPDGKIGGSAQLRKDDAVVHHTTMSYALDTSEMLRVLRIGEEKVSDKAIESAEKRVAVMRDYVDASREEIIAALKDTFAERFDAEPGSVPNEVIGEARTRASETFATEEWNRKL; from the coding sequence ATGACCTACCGAATCATCGACGACGGAACGTACAGCGAGCCGGTGCAACAGGCCCTCGAGGGCGTTCTGGTCGAGCGGCTCGACGAGGGCGATCTCGAGCCGACGTTGCGGTTCTGGTATCGCGAGTCGCCCGCGGTCGCGCTCGGACGGTTTCAGGCGTACGAAGACGAAGTCGCGGTCGACTACGCCGACCAACGGGATATCGACGTCGTCCGGCGGCTCACTGGCGGCGGCGCGATGTACGTCGAACCAGGGGCGGTCATCACCTACTCGTTGTACCTGCCACGCGAGGCGGTCTCGGCCGATATCGAGGCCAGTTACGCTGAACTCGACCAGTGGGCGATCGACGCCCTCGGGAGTATCGGGCTCGAGGTCTCTCACGAGCCGTTGAACGATATCACTCATCCTGACGGCAAGATCGGCGGCTCGGCACAACTTCGCAAAGACGACGCGGTCGTCCACCACACGACGATGAGCTACGCACTCGATACGAGCGAGATGCTTCGAGTGCTCCGTATCGGCGAGGAGAAAGTCTCCGACAAGGCGATCGAGTCCGCCGAAAAGCGCGTTGCTGTCATGCGTGACTACGTCGACGCGAGCCGGGAAGAGATCATTGCTGCGCTGAAGGACACGTTCGCCGAGCGCTTCGATGCCGAGCCCGGGTCAGTGCCAAACGAGGTTATCGGTGAGGCGCGGACACGTGCCAGCGAGACGTTCGCCACCGAGGAGTGGAACCGAAAGCTCTAG
- a CDS encoding Na+/H+ antiporter NhaC family protein, with the protein MGEFGILSLVPPLLAITLAITTRRIILSLFGSIWFGAVIYTGGLGVGQTFDWVVAAIIADGGFHAEILIFTLLLGSGVALIWRLGGAIAIQEIASERLETRRKVGVVAWLLGIALFFDDYANTAIIGNTMRETSDRVNISREKLSYIVDSTAAPVATIGISGWVAFQLSMIDEAFGNIETEAGVRTPDVFTVYLESIPYNAYAILAIVMVGIIVVTQRDYGEMLTAERRAWQTGKVNDDDADPLQEVEGNLSDPITDRPMLRTFLLPIVVLIAVTIGSALRTGYDGQPVVESLLAGEFATFVETATTVAGNGSWTTALVWGSFAMVATAFTIGIVYDLCTADEGVDAVLEGFELMLTAVTVLILAWSISTVADALGTGAYVATLVEGTIPMTVFPVAVFITATFISFTMGSSWATMSLLTPVALSVAFDLTGGFGLAPATVGAVFSGAIFGDHTSPISDTTVLSSTFTGADLVDHVRTQAYYATTVATVVVVCYLLYGFFDVPPRVFLPIGVVLLAGLVYGLSEFDANRRGIDVGAVRRGVAPAEQDADSDRGTSPEGTD; encoded by the coding sequence ATGGGTGAATTCGGGATACTATCCCTCGTACCACCGCTTTTAGCAATCACGTTAGCAATTACTACGAGGCGTATAATCCTTTCACTGTTCGGTAGCATCTGGTTCGGTGCCGTCATCTATACCGGCGGACTCGGCGTCGGACAGACGTTCGACTGGGTCGTCGCCGCCATCATCGCCGATGGCGGGTTTCACGCGGAAATCCTGATTTTCACGCTCCTCCTCGGGTCCGGCGTTGCGCTGATCTGGCGACTGGGCGGTGCAATCGCTATTCAGGAGATTGCGAGCGAGCGCCTCGAAACGAGACGGAAAGTCGGGGTCGTCGCCTGGCTGTTGGGTATCGCGCTGTTTTTCGACGACTACGCAAACACCGCGATCATCGGAAACACGATGCGCGAAACGTCGGACCGCGTCAACATCTCGCGCGAGAAGTTGTCCTACATCGTCGACTCGACGGCCGCTCCCGTCGCGACGATCGGAATTTCGGGATGGGTCGCGTTTCAGCTGTCGATGATCGACGAGGCGTTCGGCAATATCGAAACCGAAGCGGGCGTCCGGACACCGGACGTCTTCACCGTCTACCTCGAGTCGATCCCGTACAACGCCTATGCGATTCTCGCGATCGTCATGGTCGGCATCATCGTGGTTACACAGCGGGATTACGGCGAGATGCTCACGGCGGAGCGCCGGGCCTGGCAAACGGGCAAGGTCAACGACGACGATGCGGACCCGCTACAGGAGGTCGAGGGCAATCTCAGTGATCCGATCACTGATCGACCCATGCTTCGGACGTTCCTGCTCCCGATCGTGGTCCTGATCGCCGTTACGATCGGCAGCGCGCTCCGTACCGGGTACGACGGCCAGCCGGTGGTCGAGTCGCTGCTCGCGGGCGAGTTCGCGACGTTCGTCGAAACGGCGACGACCGTCGCCGGCAACGGGTCCTGGACGACTGCACTGGTCTGGGGCTCGTTTGCAATGGTCGCGACAGCGTTCACCATCGGTATCGTATACGACCTGTGTACGGCCGACGAAGGCGTCGACGCGGTCCTCGAAGGGTTCGAACTCATGCTGACTGCGGTGACGGTTCTGATCCTCGCGTGGTCGATCAGTACCGTCGCCGACGCGCTGGGGACGGGGGCGTACGTCGCGACGCTGGTCGAAGGTACGATTCCGATGACAGTGTTTCCCGTTGCCGTCTTCATCACCGCGACGTTCATCTCGTTCACGATGGGATCGTCGTGGGCGACCATGAGTCTGCTGACGCCCGTTGCACTCTCCGTCGCGTTCGATCTCACCGGCGGGTTCGGGCTCGCTCCCGCCACCGTGGGAGCGGTGTTCTCCGGCGCGATCTTCGGGGACCACACGTCACCGATCTCCGACACGACCGTTCTCTCGTCTACCTTTACGGGTGCCGATCTCGTCGACCACGTCCGGACGCAAGCGTACTACGCGACGACCGTTGCGACCGTCGTCGTCGTTTGCTATCTCCTGTACGGGTTCTTCGACGTGCCGCCGCGGGTATTCTTGCCGATCGGCGTCGTCCTGCTTGCCGGACTCGTATACGGTCTGTCGGAATTCGACGCTAACCGGAGAGGAATCGACGTCGGGGCAGTACGACGCGGCGTTGCCCCGGCCGAGCAGGATGCCGACTCCGACCGCGGTACGTCGCCGGAGGGGACCGACTAA
- the rocF gene encoding arginase, translated as MTTSTEDRTDHSNRSTTRTVRLLGAPLDLGADRRGVDIGPRAIRYADIAGELETAGVDCTDFGDLRVPRLEQCDVPDTADDAKYLDEIADVTDELADEVADAIADGDVPIALGGDHATAMGTVRGAARAANIGVLWFDAHGDYNTPDTSPSGNVHGMPLAAVTGDGAFDGLDWTATPTVEPSNAVVVGARRLDDAERVALEESDVTVFTMHDIDERGITAVVEDALDIATDGVDGVHVSLDLDWLDPTVAPGVGTPVRGGVEYREAHAALECVADRDRGAELLRSVDIVEVNPILDRDNRTAEVAAELAASLLGKRIA; from the coding sequence ATGACGACATCAACCGAGGACAGAACCGATCACTCGAACCGATCGACGACTCGAACCGTTCGCCTGCTCGGCGCGCCGCTCGATCTCGGAGCGGATCGGCGCGGCGTCGACATCGGACCGCGAGCCATCCGGTATGCGGATATCGCTGGCGAACTCGAAACAGCCGGCGTTGATTGCACCGATTTCGGTGATCTGCGTGTCCCCCGACTCGAGCAGTGCGACGTCCCGGACACGGCGGACGATGCGAAGTATCTCGACGAGATCGCCGACGTCACCGACGAACTCGCCGACGAGGTCGCCGACGCGATTGCGGACGGCGACGTTCCGATCGCTCTGGGCGGCGATCACGCGACTGCGATGGGAACCGTCCGCGGCGCAGCACGAGCGGCGAATATCGGAGTCCTCTGGTTCGACGCCCACGGGGACTACAACACGCCCGACACTTCTCCCAGCGGCAACGTCCACGGGATGCCCCTGGCGGCCGTCACTGGCGACGGTGCGTTCGACGGTCTCGACTGGACGGCGACACCGACTGTCGAACCGTCGAATGCGGTCGTTGTCGGCGCTCGTCGCCTCGACGACGCCGAACGGGTCGCCCTCGAGGAAAGTGACGTCACCGTGTTCACGATGCACGACATCGACGAACGCGGTATCACCGCCGTCGTCGAGGACGCCCTCGATATCGCGACCGACGGCGTGGACGGGGTTCACGTCAGCCTCGATCTCGACTGGCTCGACCCGACGGTCGCACCGGGCGTCGGGACTCCCGTTCGCGGCGGCGTCGAATACAGGGAGGCCCACGCTGCACTCGAGTGCGTTGCCGACCGCGACCGCGGCGCGGAGCTACTTCGCTCGGTCGACATCGTCGAAGTGAATCCGATTCTCGATCGGGATAACCGCACCGCGGAAGTCGCGGCCGAACTCGCCGCCAGCCTCCTCGGCAAGCGGATCGCGTAA
- a CDS encoding IclR family transcriptional regulator, with protein sequence MDTDDSSDSPRRIKSIQTASAILEAIQYLETPTFTDLCDEVEISKGTVHTYLETLESEGFITKSGNEYRLGVRLVTMGESVRNQTDIYRAGQDEVEKLAEKTGEWVHLTVECQGQEVTLYESSGDRAIAMDYHLRMRESPQYLYHTAAGKAMLACFNRDRVRELVDRQGFVQRTEKTITDIDTLFEELDHIQTQGYAVNDEEEVRGMRSVGTAITRPDATVCGAISVTAPTSRLSGDYFESEIPELVMEAANIIEVNLETAGVKQPR encoded by the coding sequence ATGGACACCGACGACTCGAGCGATTCACCTCGTCGCATCAAATCCATTCAGACAGCGAGTGCCATCTTGGAAGCGATTCAGTATCTCGAGACGCCGACGTTTACGGACCTCTGCGACGAGGTCGAAATCTCGAAGGGGACGGTCCACACGTATCTCGAGACTCTGGAAAGCGAGGGGTTCATCACGAAATCGGGGAACGAGTATCGACTCGGGGTACGACTGGTAACGATGGGCGAGAGCGTCCGAAACCAGACGGATATCTACCGCGCGGGACAAGACGAGGTAGAAAAACTCGCCGAGAAGACCGGTGAGTGGGTTCATCTCACGGTCGAGTGTCAGGGGCAAGAAGTGACGCTGTACGAAAGTAGCGGCGACAGGGCGATCGCGATGGATTACCACCTCCGAATGCGGGAGTCACCGCAGTACCTGTACCACACGGCAGCCGGAAAGGCGATGCTCGCGTGTTTCAATCGAGACCGGGTCCGGGAGCTAGTCGACCGACAGGGATTCGTCCAGCGAACCGAAAAGACGATCACCGATATCGACACGCTGTTCGAGGAACTCGATCACATCCAGACCCAGGGGTACGCGGTTAACGACGAAGAGGAAGTGCGAGGAATGCGCTCCGTCGGAACTGCAATCACGAGACCGGACGCCACCGTCTGTGGGGCAATAAGCGTCACAGCGCCGACCAGCCGTCTCTCCGGGGACTACTTCGAATCCGAGATTCCCGAATTAGTGATGGAGGCCGCAAACATCATCGAAGTGAACCTCGAGACGGCCGGTGTCAAACAGCCACGCTGA
- the arcD gene encoding arginine/ornithine antiporter ArcD, protein MDYDIQLYDDLDPDTRPSLGEALVPVAGMLSFLAIGIGIYGLDPQFPLFWGITFTGLFSYYWLDISWDTLYEGITQSLLMGIQVVFILFIVYALISTWIQAGTIPAMMYYGLSLLTPAVFLPMTAVITAVITFAIGSSWTAAGTLGVAFIGIGSGLGLPAPMTAGAILTGAYTGDKQSPLSDTTNLAAAVTNTDLYDHINAMRNGTTLAFVISVALFAFLGLRASGSIPADRVAEIQTALAGTYTISPLAFFPIVVTFALAIYGISAIPALGTGIFAGAATAIGLQGTGFEQIWTAAQSGTNPETGLEVVNDLLASGGMVGGSWAVTIAISALALGGMLECTGIIAVLAHHLGRLSRSVASLTGVTAFSAVSMNVLAAEQYVSIVVPGITLRNLYEEKGLKSENLSRAIESSGTVTSALVPWNSGAVFMAGTLGVSTFDYAPYYFLGFLSPLILVLMGVTGWNITHKETANAESSTVEHAEPVPAGDE, encoded by the coding sequence ATGGACTACGATATTCAACTCTACGACGATCTCGATCCGGATACCCGTCCCTCGTTGGGTGAGGCGTTGGTACCGGTCGCGGGGATGCTGTCGTTTCTCGCCATCGGCATCGGCATCTACGGGCTGGACCCACAGTTCCCCCTGTTCTGGGGCATCACGTTTACCGGGTTGTTCAGTTACTACTGGCTCGATATCTCGTGGGACACGTTGTACGAGGGGATCACCCAGAGTCTCCTGATGGGGATTCAGGTGGTGTTCATTCTCTTTATCGTGTACGCGCTTATTTCCACGTGGATTCAGGCGGGCACGATACCCGCGATGATGTACTACGGGCTCAGTCTACTGACGCCTGCAGTGTTCCTCCCGATGACGGCGGTGATCACCGCCGTCATCACGTTCGCCATCGGATCCTCGTGGACGGCAGCGGGGACGCTCGGCGTCGCTTTTATCGGAATCGGCTCCGGGCTCGGTCTCCCCGCACCGATGACGGCCGGAGCGATACTCACTGGGGCGTACACGGGCGACAAGCAGTCACCGCTGTCGGACACGACGAACCTCGCGGCAGCCGTTACCAACACCGATCTCTACGACCACATCAACGCGATGCGGAACGGAACGACGCTCGCGTTCGTGATCAGTGTCGCGTTATTCGCGTTCCTCGGTCTCCGCGCCTCCGGATCCATTCCGGCCGATCGGGTCGCCGAGATACAGACGGCACTCGCCGGGACGTACACGATCTCCCCGCTCGCGTTCTTCCCGATCGTGGTGACGTTCGCGCTCGCGATATACGGTATTTCCGCGATCCCGGCCCTCGGGACGGGAATCTTCGCCGGCGCAGCGACCGCGATCGGACTGCAAGGAACGGGCTTCGAGCAGATCTGGACGGCGGCCCAGAGCGGCACGAACCCCGAAACCGGACTCGAGGTCGTCAACGACCTCCTGGCGAGTGGCGGCATGGTCGGCGGCTCGTGGGCCGTTACGATCGCCATTTCCGCGCTCGCACTCGGCGGGATGCTCGAATGTACCGGTATTATCGCCGTCCTCGCTCACCATCTCGGTCGGCTGAGTCGTAGCGTCGCGAGCCTGACCGGCGTGACTGCGTTCTCGGCCGTGTCGATGAACGTTCTCGCTGCGGAGCAATACGTCAGCATCGTCGTTCCGGGAATCACGCTTCGGAATCTCTACGAAGAGAAAGGCCTCAAGAGCGAAAACCTGTCGCGAGCCATCGAGTCGTCCGGGACGGTGACGAGCGCGCTCGTCCCGTGGAACAGTGGCGCCGTCTTCATGGCGGGAACGCTCGGCGTCAGTACGTTCGACTACGCGCCGTACTATTTCCTCGGCTTCCTCTCGCCGCTGATACTCGTCCTGATGGGTGTTACTGGATGGAACATTACGCACAAGGAGACGGCAAACGCGGAGAGTTCCACAGTCGAACACGCCGAACCCGTTCCAGCCGGGGACGAGTAA
- a CDS encoding aldehyde dehydrogenase family protein → MSRSTASGANLHYINGEWTSGTGSETFESESPATGETLATFQRGTEADVDRALEAADEAFEEWRELSAIDRAEYLWEIYHELRERHEELGEIVSRECGKEISEGKADVTEAWHMVEWAAGNARHPHGDVVPSEIGSKDAYMRRKPRGVVGCITPWNFPVAIPFWHMAIALVEGNTVVWKPAEQTPWCAQIIAEMFEDSGIPDGVFNMVQGFGDAGAAITDDERVDTVLFTGSAEVGHEIADKVGGEPGKLAACEMGGKNGIVVTEEADLDIAVHAAVMSSFKTTGQRCVSSERLIVHTDVYDEFKERFVDIAEDVAVGDPLEESTFMGPAIEADHVEKIRRHNELAREEGANVLVDRFELEAEEIPEGHAEGHWVGPFVYEIDYESDLRCLNEECFGPHVALLEYSGTIEDAVEIHNDTPYGLAGAIISEDYRQVNYFRDHADIGLAYANLPCIGAEVQLPFGGVKKSGNGYPSAREAIEAVTERTAWTMNNSKEIEMAQGLSADITTDD, encoded by the coding sequence GTGAGTCGATCAACAGCGAGTGGAGCCAATCTCCACTATATCAACGGCGAATGGACGAGCGGAACCGGCTCCGAGACTTTCGAGAGCGAAAGCCCTGCCACCGGCGAGACGCTGGCGACGTTCCAGCGCGGAACCGAGGCGGACGTCGATCGGGCCCTCGAGGCGGCCGACGAGGCCTTCGAGGAGTGGCGCGAACTGTCGGCGATCGACCGGGCGGAGTACCTCTGGGAGATTTACCACGAGCTGCGCGAGCGCCACGAGGAACTCGGCGAGATCGTCTCGAGGGAGTGTGGCAAGGAGATTTCGGAAGGGAAAGCGGACGTGACCGAGGCCTGGCACATGGTCGAGTGGGCGGCGGGCAACGCCCGACACCCACACGGCGACGTGGTCCCCTCCGAGATCGGGAGCAAGGACGCGTACATGCGCCGCAAGCCCCGGGGCGTCGTCGGCTGTATCACGCCCTGGAACTTCCCGGTCGCGATCCCGTTCTGGCACATGGCCATCGCGCTGGTGGAGGGCAACACGGTCGTCTGGAAGCCCGCCGAGCAGACCCCGTGGTGTGCCCAGATCATCGCCGAGATGTTCGAGGACAGCGGGATTCCCGACGGCGTCTTCAACATGGTGCAGGGCTTCGGCGACGCCGGTGCGGCGATCACCGACGACGAGCGCGTCGATACCGTCCTCTTTACCGGCTCGGCCGAAGTCGGTCACGAGATCGCCGACAAAGTCGGCGGCGAGCCCGGCAAGCTCGCGGCCTGCGAGATGGGCGGCAAGAACGGGATCGTCGTCACCGAGGAGGCCGATCTCGACATTGCCGTCCACGCGGCGGTCATGTCCAGCTTCAAGACGACCGGCCAGCGCTGTGTCTCCTCCGAGCGCCTGATCGTCCACACCGATGTCTACGACGAGTTCAAAGAACGGTTCGTCGATATCGCCGAAGACGTCGCCGTCGGCGACCCGCTCGAGGAGTCGACGTTCATGGGGCCGGCGATCGAGGCCGACCACGTCGAGAAGATCCGCCGGCACAACGAACTCGCGCGCGAGGAGGGCGCGAACGTGCTGGTCGATCGATTCGAACTCGAGGCCGAGGAGATTCCCGAGGGCCACGCGGAGGGCCACTGGGTCGGCCCGTTCGTCTACGAGATCGACTACGAGTCCGACCTGCGCTGTCTGAACGAGGAGTGTTTCGGCCCCCACGTCGCCCTCCTCGAGTACTCGGGGACGATCGAGGACGCCGTCGAGATCCACAACGACACGCCCTACGGGCTGGCGGGGGCGATCATCTCGGAGGATTACCGACAAGTCAACTACTTCCGCGATCACGCCGATATCGGGCTCGCGTACGCGAACCTGCCGTGTATCGGCGCGGAGGTCCAGCTCCCGTTCGGCGGCGTCAAGAAATCGGGCAACGGCTACCCGAGCGCTCGCGAGGCGATCGAGGCCGTCACCGAACGCACCGCCTGGACGATGAACAACTCCAAAGAGATCGAGATGGCTCAGGGACTGTCGGCCGACATCACGACCGACGACTAA
- the gdhB gene encoding glutamate dehydrogenase GdhB, which translates to MTQKQTTKAESDGESTTESPLETARRQLRTAASRTDVDDGVIERLKHPTRVVEVSIPLERDDGSVDVFTGYRAQHDDVRGPYKGGLRYHPEVSADECVGLAMWMTWKCAVMDIPFGGGKGGIVVDPKELSDDEKERLTRRFAEEIRDEVGPSRDIPAPDMGTDAQTMAWFMDAYSMQEGETIPGVVTGKPPVIGGSYGREEAPGRSVAIVAREAVEYYDERLEDVSIAVQGYGSVGANAARLLDEWGADVVAVSDVNGGLYDPDGLNTQDVPSHKEEPEGVMRYDSSSTVSNEELLELDVDVLIPAAIGNVITADNADRIQADIVVEGANGPTTSTADTILHERGKHVIPDILANAGGVTVSYFEWLQDINRRQWSKERVNDELESAMLDAWSDVKAEVDDRDVSWRDAAYIVALNRIGEAKEARGLWP; encoded by the coding sequence ATGACACAGAAGCAGACCACCAAGGCGGAATCGGACGGCGAATCGACGACCGAATCACCCCTCGAAACGGCGCGCCGACAGCTCCGCACCGCTGCGAGCCGGACCGATGTCGACGACGGGGTCATCGAACGCCTCAAACACCCGACCAGAGTCGTCGAGGTCTCCATTCCGCTCGAGCGAGACGACGGATCCGTCGACGTCTTTACCGGCTATCGCGCACAGCACGATGACGTTCGCGGCCCCTACAAGGGCGGACTCCGCTATCACCCCGAGGTGAGCGCCGACGAGTGTGTCGGGCTCGCGATGTGGATGACGTGGAAATGTGCCGTGATGGATATTCCGTTCGGCGGCGGGAAAGGCGGTATCGTCGTCGATCCGAAGGAACTCAGCGACGACGAGAAGGAGCGCCTGACCCGACGATTCGCGGAAGAGATCCGTGACGAGGTCGGTCCCAGCAGGGACATCCCCGCGCCCGATATGGGGACCGACGCACAGACGATGGCCTGGTTCATGGACGCGTACAGCATGCAGGAAGGGGAAACGATCCCCGGCGTCGTCACCGGCAAACCGCCCGTCATCGGCGGGAGTTACGGTCGCGAGGAAGCGCCAGGACGGAGCGTCGCCATCGTCGCGCGGGAAGCAGTCGAGTACTACGACGAGCGACTCGAGGACGTGTCGATCGCGGTGCAAGGGTACGGGAGCGTCGGTGCGAACGCCGCCCGCCTGCTCGACGAGTGGGGTGCGGACGTCGTGGCCGTCAGCGACGTCAACGGGGGGCTGTACGATCCGGACGGCCTAAATACACAGGACGTTCCGTCCCACAAGGAGGAACCGGAAGGCGTGATGCGTTACGACAGCTCGAGTACGGTTTCCAACGAGGAACTCCTCGAACTGGACGTGGACGTTCTCATCCCGGCCGCAATCGGGAACGTCATCACGGCCGACAACGCGGATCGAATCCAAGCCGACATCGTCGTCGAGGGCGCGAACGGTCCGACGACCTCGACCGCGGACACGATCCTTCACGAGCGTGGCAAACACGTCATTCCCGACATCCTCGCGAACGCGGGCGGCGTCACCGTCTCCTACTTCGAGTGGCTCCAGGACATCAACCGCCGTCAGTGGTCCAAAGAGCGGGTCAACGACGAACTCGAGTCGGCGATGCTCGACGCGTGGTCCGACGTGAAAGCGGAAGTCGACGACCGGGACGTGAGTTGGCGGGATGCGGCGTACATCGTGGCGCTCAACCGCATCGGCGAGGCGAAGGAAGCCCGGGGACTCTGGCCATAG
- a CDS encoding helix-turn-helix domain-containing protein, with translation MNGRREIKPVHKLDEILAITKRLTEGTLTETTETVDLTKGTAHTYLRTLHNCGYLTEEDDVYRLSVQFVTVAEHVRTKPVCPWRATTRSTNSPNVPVNTSTSCEYERTGQPAERRAVSVGSPRTRYGDRRSHRGHPRNRTA, from the coding sequence ATGAACGGTCGACGAGAGATCAAACCAGTCCACAAGCTCGATGAAATACTGGCCATCACGAAACGACTCACCGAGGGGACGCTCACGGAGACCACCGAGACAGTCGATCTGACGAAGGGGACGGCCCATACGTATCTCCGGACGCTTCACAACTGTGGCTACCTTACGGAGGAAGACGACGTCTACCGACTCAGCGTACAGTTCGTCACGGTCGCGGAACACGTACGAACGAAACCGGTCTGTCCATGGCGGGCCACGACGAGATCGACGAACTCGCCGAACGTACCGGTGAATACGTCCACCTCGTGTGAGTATGAGCGCACCGGCCAGCCGGCTGAAAGACGAGCGGTTTCGGTCGGCAGTCCCCGAACTCGTTATGGAGACCGCCGCTCTCATCGAGGTCACCCTCGAAACCGCACAGCGTGA